A part of Papilio machaon chromosome 11, ilPapMach1.1, whole genome shotgun sequence genomic DNA contains:
- the LOC123721403 gene encoding neurofilament heavy polypeptide-like, producing MNTTNKEKTTREGPVRGESLGGSDSRPIGPIVYGGAIRRVEEESRIGSAGGSKEKERERVRRLSDSDSDSRDSMASASSRFASMESLDQEGAGRFWSEGRGQKRPRDKELSGSSTDTPAKGVHKRRGRGRPPTTGEYVGLAAAKESLRKATEAEMRARAEAELLDSVLEARKTRSALVTAGPSNAAPLEVEEDTATTVLKRIGSSLDVVERVAKKSSNLKGTFVRALQDAVSAIKEDVAGLAQRSVSDETRALQADNARLQADMASLRKELNEMRQEMERVRKQGSANALMDTTMEAVPVRPPQPQPETSLEDICRTVMVQVGGMLNARLASLEDRLLPERNLRPPLASDKKKEARTYATATAEPTPVPSLGAQKTAGTKVPPAPAQPGPSGLKRQAPNVPKKKNKKDSKKGAKKKEKTRPSTSENSKSSPVAPVAPSNAAPPRRPPNPDALEENWVTVGRNGKAQRQKSKAAPTQAPTSAPAPRPQRLKVPRSSAVVVTLTEAAINKGLTYSSVLKEARSKLDLKEVIGIEAVQFRRAVTGATIIRIPGATSAPKADILAQKLQEIYQNDDIKVSRPEKMIDIKIEGLDDSTTPEEVKEAIVKKGTCAADQVRTGQLRQNRSGLFDIWAQVPVTVAKKIATGRFLVGWVAAKVTIGRPRELRCYRCMQQGHAASQCEAEDRSQLCYKCGQEGHKAASCPSQPNCILCAAAGKDAKHRLGSLNCSAPRKTVNRRSLVFRRSAAPPSGERMEVVEATRD from the coding sequence atgaacacgacgaacaaagaaaaaactacCCGGGAGGGTCCCGTTCGCGGGGAATCCCTTGGTGGGTCGGACAGCCGGCCCATCGGCCCCATTGTATACGGGGGGGCCATTCGCCGTGTGGAGGAGGAGAGTAGGATAGGTTCAGCAGGAGGAAGTAAAGAGAAGGAGAGAGAGAGAGTGAGGAGGCTGTCAGATTCAGACTCAGACAGCAGAGACTCCATGGCAAGCGCTTCCAGCCGCTTTGCTTCCATGGAGTCCCTAGACCAGGAAGGTGCGGGAAGATTCTGGAGTGAGGGCCGCGGCCAGAAGAGGCCCAGAGATAAGGAGTTGAGCGGCAGCTCCACAGACACCCCCGCCAAAGGGGTACACAAAAGAAGGGGACGCGGCCGTCCGCCAACCACCGGCGAGTACGTCGGGCTGGCGGCCGCCAAAGAATCATTGAGAAAGGCGACAGAGGCGGAGATGAGGGCACGAGCCGAGGCGGAACTCCTTGACTCAGTTCTGGAAGCCCGCAAGACTCGATCGGCTCTGGTCACGGCAGGTCCATCAAATGCCGCGCCACTGGAAGTTGAAGAAGACACGGCGACCACCGTCCTCAAACGGATCGGATCCAGCCTCGACGTAGTCGAAAGAGTGGCGAAGAAATCGTCAAACCTTAAGGGAACCTTTGTGCGCGCACTACAGGATGCCGTCAGCGCCATTAAAGAGGACGTCGCCGGCCTCGCCCAGAGGTCGGTATCGGATGAGACGCGCGCCTTGCAAGCAGATAATGCCCGCCTGCAAGCTGACATGGCCAGCCTCCGCAAGGAGCTGAATGAGATGCGCCAGGAGATGGAGAGGGTGCGGAAGCAGGGTTCCGCCAATGCCCTCATGGATACGACAATGGAGGCCGTCCCTGTCCGGCCCCCACAACCACAACCAGAGACCTCTCTTGAGGATATTTGCAGGACGGTAATGGTCCAGGTGGGCGGTATGCTCAATGCCCGCCTGGCTTCCCTAGAGGATAGGTTGCTCCCCGAAAGAAACCTGCGACCACCATTAGCGTCGGACAAGAAGAAGGAGGCCCGCACGTATGCGACTGCAACCGCGGAGCCCACACCCGTACCATCTTTGGGTGCTCAAAAAACAGCTGGGACAAAGGTGCCCCCGGCACCAGCACAGCCCGGTCCCAGTGGACTCAAGCGCCAGGCGCCCAACGTGCCcaagaagaaaaataagaaagacTCCAAAAAAGGAGCCAAAAAGAAGGAGAAAACTCGGCCGTCGACTAGCGAGAACTCAAAGTCCTCCCCTGTCGCCCCCGTAGCACCATCAAATGCCGCCCCTCCTCGTCGTCCTCCAAATCCAGACGCGCTCGAGGAGAACTGGGTAACTGTAGGGAGAAATGGAAAGGCACAACGACAAAAGTCGAAAGCGGCTCCCACGCAGGCACCAACATCTGCGCCTGCACCGCGACCGCAGAGACTAAAAGTACCTCGAAGCTCTGCCGTTGTCGTGACGCTTACCGAAGCGGCAATCAATAAGGGGCTAACATATAGTAGTGTCTTGAAAGAGGCGAGATCAAAGCTCGATCTAAAAGAGGTGATAGGTATAGAAGCGGTGCAATTCCGTCGGGCGGTTACCGGGGCCACTATCATCCGCATCCCCGGTGCCACCAGCGCCCCGAAGGCAGACATCCTGGCGCAGAAGCTCCAGGAAATTTACCAAAACGACGATATCAAGGTCTCCAGACCCGAAAAAATGATAGACATCAAGATCGAAGGTCTGGACGACTCGACTACACCTGAGGAGGTCAAAGAGGCCATAGTCAAAAAAGGGACATGTGCGGCAGACCAGGTCCGAACTGGCCAACTCCGCCAGAACAGATCTGGCCTATTCGACATCTGGGCTCAGGTCCCTGTTACAGTAGCGAAGAAAATAGCGACGGGCCGCTTCTTAGTGGGCTGGGTGGCTGCCAAGGTCACCATCGGCAGACCCAGAGAACTACGATGCTATCGCTGCATGCAACAAGGGCATGCAGCTAGTCAATGTGAAGCAGAAGATCGTAGCCAACTCTGCTATAAATGTGGACAAGAGGGCCACAAGGCCGCATCCTGCCCGTCGCAACCGAACTGCATCCTGTGCGCGGCGGCGGGCAAGGATGCCAAACACCGGCTGGGGAGTCTAAATTGCTCGGCGCCCAGAAAGACGGTTAATAGGAGATCGCTGGTTTTCCGCCGCAGCGCTGCCCCACCGAGCGGGGAACGTATGGAGGTTGTCGAAGCCACACGTGATTGA